AATCTTGAAAAACCGTATTGCGGGTCTTGGTAAGAACCGTAAAACAGCGGTGTTCCCAAAACTTGTGTTTGCGATTAAAGATGGCTTGAACCATAAAGAGCAAGATCCGAACTACGACATTAAGAAGCTTGCACTAGAATGTGCTTCTAAGCGTATGTACCCAGATATTCTTAACTACGACAAAGTGGTTGAAGTAACAGGTTCATTCAAAACCCCAATGGGCTGCCGTAGTTTCCTAAATACTTATGAAGAAAACGGTGAACTTATCCATGAAGGTCGTAATAACCTTGGTGTAGTAAGTTTGAACCTGCCTCGTATCGCAATCCGAGCAAACGGCAGCGAAGAAGAGTTCTTCAAAATCCTAGATGAGAAACTAGTCGTGGCACGCCGTGCACTAGAAACGCGTATCTCTCGTCTAGAAAACGTTAAAGCTCGCGTTGCGCCAATTCTATACATGGAAGGTGCATGTGGTGTTCGTCTAAAAGCAGACGACTCAATTGCTGATATCTTTAAAAATGGTCGCGCGTCTATTTCTCTTGGTTACATTGGTATCCATGAGATGGTTAACGCACTATACGGTACTTCAGAACACGTATACGACAATGACGAGCTGCGTGAGAAAGCACTGAATATCGTTAAGTACCTGAAGAAACACGTAGAGCAATGGACCGAAGAAACAGGTTATGGCTTCAGCCTATACGGCACGCCAAGTGAAAACCTATGTAGCCGTTTCTGCCGTATCGACACTAAAGAGTTTGGTGTGATTGAAGGCGTGACTGACAAAGGTTACTACACCAACAGCTTCCACTTAGATGTTGAGAAGAAGGTAAACCCATACGATAAGATTGACTTTGAGATGCCATACCCCCATATCTCAAGCGGTGGCTTTATCTGTTATGGTGAATTCCCGAACATGCAACGTAACGTTGAAGCTCTGGAAAACGTATGGGACTACAGCTACACCCGCGTACCTTACTACGGCACCAATACACCAATCGATGAGTGTTATGAGTGTGGTTACACCGGTGAGTTTGACTGTACGAGCAAAGGCTTTACTTGCCCAAGCTGCGGCAACCACGATTCAAGCAAAGTATCAGTAACTCGACGTGTATGTGGTTACTTAGGTAGCCCAGACGCTCGTCCATTTAACTTCGGTAAGCAAGAAGAAGTTAAGCGTCGCGTTAAGCACCTATAATTGAACCTGTAAGTATCATTCACCAGCTCGCTCTGCTTTAAGGCGGGCTGGTTTTTTCGTTTTGGAACTATGAACTACCATCAATACTACCCAATCGACGTTGTAAATGGTCCCGGCACTCGCGTGACTTTGTTTGTTTCTGGCTGCGAACATAAGTGTCGCGGCTGCTATAACAAGACAACTTGGCGCGTAGACAGTGGTCATCCGTTCACGCAGCAGCTTGAAGATCAAATCATTGCCGACCTAAACGATACGCGCATCAAACGTAAAGGTTTATCGCTGTCAGGGGGCGATCCGCTTCATCCCTCGAATGTGGCTGATGTATTGCGTTTAGTAAAACGCGTACGTGCTGAATGCCCTAACAAAGATATCTGGCTATGGTCTGGCTATACTCTGGGCGAGTTGAGTGAAGCGCAAAAAGAGATTGTGGATCTTATTGATGTGCTGGTCGATGGTAAGTTCGAGCAAGAGAAGCGTGATTTGAACCTCGAATGGCGCGGCAGTTCTAATCAGGTGATACATTACTTTAAGCTATGAGTTTTTAGCTATAGGCTTTAAGTTCTCAGCTTCAAACTTTGATTAAAGGCAGCATTGGCTGCCTTTTTTGATCCTTCAATTTGATCAATATGTTGGTCGCAAGCTTAATGCTTTGATAAGTGGTATGAAAGGGGATGAATAGAGTGATAAGTTTAGTCAATCGCTCTTACAGAAAAATTTCATCGAGAAGTTGTTTAATTGTCGATATTTACGAAAACTAGTGTTAATTTGAATAACACTATCAACAATGAATTTCAAAGGGTTGTGACTTTCATGTTCTCTCATTTACCTGAACCAAAACTAGATCCAATACTTTCTCTTTCTGTCGCTTATAGGAATGATCCGCGCGAAGAAAAAGTGGATTTGGGTATAGGTGTGTATAAAAGCAGTACGGGTGAAACCCCGATTATGCAGGCGATTGACCTTGCACAACAAAAAGTTGTGGCAACACAAAAAACCAAGTCATATGTTGGACTTGCTGGTTGTGAAGAGTTTAATCAGTCGATGATTGACTTGGTATTAGGACAGTCATCAGTATTAGAGCGTGTATCTGCGATTCAAACGCCGGGTGCAAGTGGCGCACTGCGCATGCTAGGCGATCTGATTAAAGTGGCTCAACCTAACACAACGGTTTGGTTATCAAACCCCAGTTATGTTAACCATCAGCCAGTTATGGAAGCGGCGGGGCTAAAGGTTAAGCATTACAGCTATTTTTGTCCGGTGACTAAGCAAGTCGACAAAGCACGCATGTTAGAAGAAATCTCTCAAGCAGGCAAAGATGATGTCGTCTTGCTGCATGGTTGCTGCCATAACCCAACCGGCGCTGATATTGATTTTGATACTTGGCAACAAGTGACTCGATTAGCGCAAGAGAAGGGCTTTACCCCATTTGTTGACCTGGCATACCAAGGCTTTGGCGACGGTATTGAAGAAGATGCTGCGGGATTACGTTACATGGCGGAACGCGTCGAAGAGATGATGATCACTACATCTTGTTCAAAAAACTTCGGTTTGTACCGCGAACGCACGGGTGCGGCGATCGTTTTAGGTCGTTCAGCGCAAGATGCCCAAAACGCAAAAGGCAAGTTGCTCACTATGGCGCGTGCAACCTACACGATGCCGCCCGATCACGGTGCAGCCTTGGTCAAAACTATTATGCAGGATGCAGAATTAACGACCATCTGGCGTAACGAGTTAGATACCATGCGTAATCGTCTCGTGTCATTGCGCGCTTCACTGTGTGAAGAGCTTAGAACAACACATAACACTTCTGAGTTTGATTTTATCCAATCGCACAAAGGCATGTTTACTGTGCTAGGCTTTAGTCAAGACCAGATGGCACGTTTACGAGAAGAATTCGGTATTTACGGTGTCGGCGATGGTCGAATTAACATTGCTGGCTTAACGGAAAAGGATATTCCTTACGTCGCGGATGCAATCTTGAAAGTGTCATAAATTAAAGGCTCGTAAGAGCCTTTTTTATCCAATTCAGTTATCAATTCGGGGGGATTGAATGAGAAAGAACTGGCAAACCACTTGTTTGGTGATCTTGTCTACCACGCTAGCGGCATGCGCTAGTCAAACTAGCGTACTAGAGCAACCAGTTAAACCAGAACAGCCACCAGTTGAGCTACCAAGTGTAGAGACTCCAGAAAAACCAGTCGAGAAACCAAAAGTTGAACCGGAAGTCACTCCTGACCAAAAACCTTTGCCACCTGTTGTTGAACCGGACAGAAAGACCACAGACGGTAAGCTCATTTTAGGGGAGAAAGAGTGGGTTTATATTCCTGGGTTAGAAGAGTCGTTCAGGGCTCGAATCGATACTGGTGCGACAACATCCTCCATTAGTGCCGTTGACATTAAGCCTTTTGAACGCGACGGAAAAGATTGGGTGAAATTTAAAATGGAACACGACGGAGTGAGCAGTAAAGAGATTTCTTTACCTGTTGAGCGTTGGGTTAAGATTAAACAGTCTAGTGCCGAAGGTTCACAACGCCGCGCAGTGGTGCATGCTTGGATCCAAATTGGTGACCTTAAAGAGAAAACCGAGTTTACCCTTGCAGACCGAACCCATTTGTCGTTCCCAGTATTGCTAGGACGAAGTTTCTTTAGAGATGTGGCTGTGGTTGATGTCAGCCGAAAGTACGTGCAAAAGAAACACGATTGATAGCAGAATCAGTTTTAGGTAATAAAAAAACCGCTCAATTGAAATTGAGCGGTTTTTTCTTAACGGTGATTATTGAACGTCGAGCAACTCAACGTCAAAAATTAGTGTCGCAGCTGGTGGGATAGGACCCGTGCCGCTTTTGCCATAAGCTAGGTTGCTTGGAATGAATAGGCGGAATTTATCACCTACGGTCATGTATGTTAGACCTTCCTGCCAGCCAGCGATCACTTGACCAAGACCAAAAGTGATTGGCTCACCACGGTCGACCGAGCTATCAAATACAGTGCCGTCGATCAAAGTACCGTGGTAATGTACTTTTACCTTGTTGCTCTTCGTCGGATGAACTGTACCTTCGCCTTTTTCAAGTACTAGGTATTGCAGACCACTTTCAGTGGTTACCACTCCCTCTTTTTGTCCATTTTCAGCAAGGAATGCCTGCCCTTGTTGGAAGTTCACGTCTGCCGTTTTATGGTTAGTCCAAGTACGGTAGATCATAAAGCCAGCGAGAATGACAACAACAATCGGGATAATAATTTTAGTCATGAATCCTTTCCAATAAGTTACTTTTTAATCAGGTAGTTAATCGTGTTCGCGATTTCTTCAATGGTTTCGTGCCCAGCAGTAATAATTTCATATTTACCGTTGACGATAAACGTTGGAACACCATTGATTTCGCCTTTTGTGATGATTTCATCAGCAATTTGCATTGCTTGGAACAACTGGTTTTGTTGTTCTTCAGTAATGTCGTATGGAGAAACTAAGCCACGGCTTTTAAACGCGTTGTCAATTTGACCTTTTTTCTCAGCTAATGTTGCACCATCGCCCATTTGTGCTGCGTTAAACAGGTCAAGCATCATCTCATGATCTGGCTTTTTACCCAGTTGCATCTCTGCACTGTAGTAAATCATGGCACCAATTTGTGCGCTCTCGTTGAAAGTTACATGAACCTTGCCCACACTTTGGTCGATAAGCTTTTCTAGTTTAGGAAGCTGAGACTCCATTTGTTTACAGTGACCACAGTTGAGTGAGAACACTTCTGTCACTTGTGGTAAACGGTATGTTGCTAGGTTGTTTGATAGAGTTCGGTATTGCTTACCTTCTACAGGGGTAGAGCTTTCTGAGCAACCCACCATAAGCGTAGAAATAGCGACAAGAAATAGAGCGATCATTTTTTTCATAAATTTATCTCTTTAGGAACGCATGTTAGCGAGTCAAAAGTGAAGCAGAGTTTACCGTTAACAGTGCTTGAAACAAACGGTTATCTCAGCTTGATTAGTAAATTTTAACAACTTCTATCGAGATTGGTAAAAATTTGAGCGTTTGAATCAAAATCGACGTGTAAAGCTAAAGCTTTGCGTCAACTGAACGATATAAATTAGGTAATCGGATCAATGAATGGTGAGGCAATGAGATTTTTAGCCATAGGTTTAACAACAGCAGTGCTCGCGTTAAGTGGATGCGGCACGGTACCGACAGATATGCTTACTCGCGATATGTTGCTAATCGCACCGCAAGACGAGTCAGAATTATTGCATCCAGAATGGGGCGACGCGACGATAGTGGCGCGTTCGGGTGTTCAAGGTCCCTATGGTGAAAAAAATGCGTACCAACCTCACTCTTTAGAGAGTTTTCTCGCCAAGCATAACCTAGACTACGAAGTACTGCCTGGTGGCTACAAGATGATTAGGCTGACGGACACCATTAAGTTTCAAACTGGCTCATCGCAAATTTCGAATCAATCCTCTTATTGGTTGCAAACGATCGGTCGTTATATCGCCTCGCAACCGGGTATTGATATTGTGATTGATGGTCATGCGGATAGCACTGGTGCGATGCAGTTTAACGACTCGTTATCCGTTAAACGTGCTGAAGCAGTGAAACAGCAATTAGTGAGAAATCACGTCAATAAGCAGATGATTTTTACCCGAGGCTATGGGGAGTCAGCCCCGGCTTGCAGCAATGCTACAGCCAGTGGCAAAGCGTGTAACCGCAGAGCAGAACTGCGTTTTATTCTCTCGACCGATTATTAGCTCCATTATTAACCACTCATTTGATGCAGAACGAGAATAGTGACCAAATCACTATTCTCGTTTTTTTATATGTTTATACTTACTACAACAGTGACAACCTGCAACGCCACACTCACTCAGTTAAGTTTGGTGAACAATGTAGGGTTGTGAGCAATTATTCAGAAACAAATAGGAACATGTCGTTGGAACAGAAGACGTACATCGTAGCCCTTGACCAAGGCACCACTAGTTCACGCGCGATAGTATTTGATCAGAGCGCGACCATTATCAGTTCGTCACAAAGGGAATTTGCCCAGATATACCCTAAGGCGGGGTGGGTCGAGCATGATCCTCTGGAAATTTACGCCACCCAAAGTGCAACTTTGTCAGAGGCAATAGCCAAAGCCGAGATTAGCAGTGAGCAGATCGCCGCTATTGGGATCACCAATCAGCGCGAGACGACGGTGGTTTGGAATAAACACACAGGTAAGCCCGTTTACAATGCGATTGTTTGGCAGTGTCGCCGCACCACTGAAGTGTGTGACCGCCTGACCGCAGAAGGGCATGAGCCAGTCATCAGAGAAAAAACCGGCTTAGTGCTCGACCCATACTTTTCTGCTTCAAAGATCCAATGGATTTTGGACAACGTGCCAAATGCCCGTCAGCAAGCAGAAAAGGGTAATTTACTGTTCGGCACTATCGACACTTGGTTAATGTGGAAGATGACCAAAGGTGCAGTCCATGCCACGGACTACACCAATGCGTCACGCACTATGCTATTTAATATCAATACCAAGCAGTGGGATGAAGAATTGCTTGAGCTGTTTGATATCCCTGTTTCGATGATGCCTGAAGTAAAACTGTCTTCCACTTTTTACGGCAACGCCCATATAGGCGGTGCAGTTGTACCAATTACTGGCGTTGCTGGCGATCAACAAGCGGCATTGTTTGGGCAAAAATGTATCAGTGAAGGGCAAGCCAAAAACACCTATGGTACCGGCTGCTTTTTGTTAATGAACACTGGCGAAAATAAAGTAACGTCAACTCATGGCTTATTAACAACCTTGGCATGTAATCAGGTTGGTGAGCCGGTTTACGCTTTAGAAGGCTCAGTATTTATGGGCGGCGCATCCATTCAGTGGTTGCGTGATGAACTTGAACTGATCAGTGATGCGCAGCAGTCAGAGCAGTTGGCAACCCAAGTCGAGTCGTCGAATGGTGTTTATGTTGTGCCTGCATTCACTGGTCTTGGTGCGCCTTATTGGGATGCCCATGCTAGAGGCACGATTGTAGGCTTAACTCGTGGTGTAAACGCCAAACATATTGTGCGTGCAACCTTAGAGAGTATCGCTTATCAATCGAAAGACGTGTTAGATGCAATGCTGGCAGACGCGAAAGTTTCACTCGCAGGCTTGAAAGTGGATGGTGGCGCAGTAGCGAACAATTTTTTAATGCAGTTTCAAGCGGATGTGCTGCAAACAGAAGTTCACCGACCGCAAGCAAGAGAAACCACTGCGATGGGGGCAGCGTATTTAGCGGGATTAGGCATCGGATTTTGGTCAAGTCTTGAAGCGATTCGGAGCCAAACAATGGCAGATGATTGCTTTGTACCGAGCAACGATATCGAAAAACAAACACAACGCTATAAAGGTTGGAAGCGCGCAGTAAGGTGTGCTCAAGTTTGGGCTGACATGGATAATGAGTGACAGTGTCACTAATTTGTGTTTAATAAAGCGCCTCGCTGGGGAAGACAGCGAAGGCGCTTATTTCTATCGGTAAGTTGGTTTTCAGCGATATCGCGCTGGTGTTCGTTTACGCTAAGCTAATTAACTGTTTTACCAGTTTGTTTATGCCGCTCGCCGCCTCACTCACCGATTGAGCGAGCATATAGGCTGGCGTAGACAATACGTTGTGCTTTTGATCGAAGACCACTTCATCAACATTACAAGTGACATGCTCACCACCCGCCACCGTAAAGGCTGACGCAGTATCAACGTCATTACCAATAGTGCCTTGTACGCCACTGGTGTAAATCAGTGGGATCAGGGCAGGAGCGATACATACGTATCCGGCGGGTTTACCTAATTCAGCGAACTGTTTACAAGCTTGCGCAACGGCGGGGTTGATCGTGGCATCTGCGCCTTTAAATGCGAATTCAGAGAGGTTTTTCGCTACCCCGAATCCGCCTGGAAGAAGTAGGGCATCATATTCTTCGGCATTTAAGTTTGTCACATCTTGTATATTGCCTCGCGCAATTCGTGCTGACTCTACCAGTACGTTGCGGCTTTCATTCATTTCTTCGCCAGTGATGTGATTCAGAACATGATGTTGGTTTACATTGGGTGCAAAGCAATGCCAAGAGGCGTCATTTTGCTCGATAGCAAGTAAGCAAAGCACCGATTCATGAATCTCGGCACCATCGAATACACCGCATCCACTTAATATGACTGCTACTTTTTTCATCCGTTTGATCTCCTAGTCAAAATCGCTAAGGCGCGGTTAAATTCAACGCGATATGTGTTGTATCAACTCAGCCTTTAGTTTGATGTTAGTAAAGCACTTAATCTTGTTGTTTAAAACGATCAGAGTCGTGATCTTGGTTGTTGTGGTTGCGCTCTGAATTTGAATTTGATGGCGAAGAGATAGGGTCTGATTTGACGGCATATTCTTCTTGCTCAGGATAAGGTTTAACTAAGAACGGAGTGAGCATAATGGTGGAAGGGAAAAAACGCTTCATTGATTGCACCTCAATTGAAAAGATTGGTTAGCAAAATGGTAACGTCAGGATAGCAATAGGAAATGGTTAAAATCTTATTTTTCTGAAAGTTATGAGTGGTTGGTAGGTTCCGGATTCACAAAAAGCAAAACCCCAGCGTGGCTGGGGTTTGAAATTTAGGCTGCTGAGCTTAATTTAGCGGTTTTTTTTTCTTGCTGCATTTTTACTAGGAAGTATACGTTTACGCAGGCGATGAATCCGTTAGTCAAAACCACAGGCCATGAGTCAATCATCAAACCGTAAGCAGTAAATAGCGCACAGCCGATAAAGTTTAGTACTCGCAGTTTAACAATGTCTTTCATCGTTAAAGAGATCGCAACCATAATTGATGCTGCGTAACCTAAGATTTCAACCATATTCATATCCATTAAGTGACCCTCTAAATTATATCGGTGTTAACCGATGACCATCTTCTCATCTTGAGATTCGTGAGGATTTTCCTTGCCTCGAAAGGTCTTGTTTATCTACTTAAAAATATAGCAGGGGAAATTCTGTGATTAAACCCCCAATTTTATGAAGATTGAAGGTTAGCGATTACGCAAACGTTTTGGTTAAAATTGTGATGATTTTGCTGAGAGGTTGTGAAATAAAAAAGCTCACGACTGGAGCGTGAGCTTAGGAAATCTACTTAAAGGGCTAATTATTTTTTAGCGCCTTTTTGAACTTGCTTGTCTTCTTCAGTCAGTTCGCGGATACGACGGCTGATGTCACGACGCTCTTTAGAAATCTCAGCGCTTTTGATGATGTGGTCATCTACACGGTCTTCGTAGTCAGCTTTCATGTTTTTAATGATGCCTACGATTTCATCGTGTGTCATGTCTGGCTTGATATAGTCAATCAGGTTCTCTAGTAGATCCACACGTTTGCGGTTATCACGAACTTTCTTCTCGTTATCTAGCAGCTCACGCTTTAGCTTATTTTTGCGACGAGCTTGAGATACGATTTCAAATACACCACTCATAGGTTCCTTTCCTAGTCTTAACATAAACTGACAATGATTAAATCATAACAAAGCTAGCGATAACAGTACTAAGATCAATCATTACGCCAGTTGGCGCTTTTCTGTTCAAATCGTCGCGCAAGTGATTGAGCAGACGAATAGAACGATATATGATTTTGCTAAATCATTAGTTAATTCAAGACTTAGTAATGCGTAATTCAGCTATTGTCATCCCCAAACAAGAAAAAACCAAGGTACAGTCGAAGTGCCGTAAACTGGTCAAGGCTTATAAGTTCGAACGTTCTCAGCAAGAAATTACTGAAGTTGAGTTGAATCGAGCTAAAATTGTCATGGTTGATGAAAATGGCAATATGAGACGCATTCCAATTTTAGCCGAGCATTAACAAAATATAATTACATAAGGAAGTCCCTATGAACATTGAGCTAACTCCAATTGAAGCGCGCGTAATCGGTTGTTTGATTGAAAAAGAAGTGACCACACCAGATTACTACCCGCTAACACTCAATAGTTTGACCTCGGCTTGTAATCAGAAAAGTAACCGTGAGCCGGTGATGAATCTTTCTGATAGTGAAGTACAAGAAGCCGTGGATAGTTTGATTGCTCGTAGACTGGTGAGTGATGAGAGCAGTTTCAATAGTCGTGCGAGTAAGTTTCAGCACCGTTTTTGCAATACTGAGTTTGGCGACCTAAAACTGACAGCGCAAGAAAAGGCAATCGTATGTTGCTTGCTATTACGTGGTGCTCAAACGCCAGGAGAGCTGCGCACACGCACTAACCGTCTTGCTGAGTTTACTGACGTTAAAGAGGTAGAGGCAGTGTTAGAGACGATGAGCAATCATAGTTCAGGGACGCTAGTAGTTAAACTTCCTCGCGAAGCTGGCAAACGTGAGTCGCGCTACCAGCACCTGTTCAGTGGTGAGGTTGATCTAGAAAGTTACCAAACGGCAGCAGCAAGTTCGGTACATAGTTCAAGCAAAGTAGAGCAATTGGAAGAAGAGTTAATCGCACTTAAGGAAGAAGTACAAGAATTAAGAGCACTAATCGAACAACTTAATGAGCGAATCTAACCCCTCTATTTGGAGCGTGTACTTTGTACGTACGCGCTCTAATTCACTTTATTGTGGTATTACTACCGACGTTGCCAGACGATTTGAGCAGCACGCAACGGGTAAAGGTGCCAAAGCACTTAAAGGCAAAGGTCCTCTCATCCTTGAATGGCATTGTAGCCTTAATCACAGTCGTAGCCTCGCGTCAAAAGTAGAATATCACCTAAAACAACAAACTAAATCAACGAAAGAAGCGTTAATCAGAGGTAACGTTAGCCTAAATGACGTTATACATGATGATTTATATGCGGAAATATACAGTTTGTGATGAAAGTGTATTACTCTTAAACGATAGCAATATACAAACGAAACAATACACAAATAGAACAATAATATAGAGATTTAATATGCTCAAAACAGCGTTGGCTTCGCTTATTGCCTTTACCACTACCTTTTCGGCGATAGCTTCTGCACAAACTCCCCAAGTTTTAAATGGTTACTGGCAATATGAAGAGTATCTTCAGGCTAACCCTAAACAAAAAGTCCTCACTGAGCAGTTGGTACGAGCAGTAAGAAATACGCCAGTGCCTCTCAAAATCAAGCAATCGAAGCCGATTTTGATCTCTGTGGTTTATCCAGGGCAGCAGATTTCCGATTACTGGGTGCGCAATATCAAAGCCTTTGAAGCGCGCTTGGATGAGCTTGATATTGAATATGAGTTGAATCAGGTCTTTACTCGCCCAAGTCTTGATGCAAGGCAGCAAAGCTTATCGTTACTTGAAGCGGTGCAAAATAACACCAATTATCTAATTTTTACCTTAGATACCACACGACACCGTAAATTCATCGAGCATGTACTTAGTTCAACCGACACTAAGCTGATCCTGCAAAATATTACGACACCAGTCAAAGCATGGTCTGAGCAGCAGCCGTTTATGTATGTTGGTTTCGATCATGTGATGGGCACCCAAGCACTGGAAGGGTTTTACAAACAGAATACTGCGGTAGGGGGTAAGTATTCGGTCCTCTATTTCTCTGAAGGATATGTTAGTGATGCCCGCGGTGATACTTTTATCGAAGATATGACGCATCATGATAACTATCAGTTAGTCTCTTCTTTCTACACCAAAGCGGATCGCGAGTCAGGCTATAAAGCAGCGCTCAATGCGGTAAAAAAAGACCCGGACATCGACTTTATCTACGCTTGCTCAACAGATGTGGCTCTTGGTGCGGTTAAAGCGCTCAAGGAACTCAATCGCACTGATATTCTGATCAACGGTTGGGGCGGTGGTACAGCTGAGCTAGAGGCGATCGAACGCGGTGAAATTGATGTCACGGTTATGCGTATGAACGA
The genomic region above belongs to Vibrio ponticus and contains:
- a CDS encoding YgjV family protein, whose amino-acid sequence is MDMNMVEILGYAASIMVAISLTMKDIVKLRVLNFIGCALFTAYGLMIDSWPVVLTNGFIACVNVYFLVKMQQEKKTAKLSSAA
- a CDS encoding DUF496 family protein, whose product is MSGVFEIVSQARRKNKLKRELLDNEKKVRDNRKRVDLLENLIDYIKPDMTHDEIVGIIKNMKADYEDRVDDHIIKSAEISKERRDISRRIRELTEEDKQVQKGAKK
- a CDS encoding FKBP-type peptidyl-prolyl cis-trans isomerase, with product MTKIIIPIVVVILAGFMIYRTWTNHKTADVNFQQGQAFLAENGQKEGVVTTESGLQYLVLEKGEGTVHPTKSNKVKVHYHGTLIDGTVFDSSVDRGEPITFGLGQVIAGWQEGLTYMTVGDKFRLFIPSNLAYGKSGTGPIPPAATLIFDVELLDVQ
- a CDS encoding thiol:disulfide interchange protein DsbA/DsbL, producing MKKMIALFLVAISTLMVGCSESSTPVEGKQYRTLSNNLATYRLPQVTEVFSLNCGHCKQMESQLPKLEKLIDQSVGKVHVTFNESAQIGAMIYYSAEMQLGKKPDHEMMLDLFNAAQMGDGATLAEKKGQIDNAFKSRGLVSPYDITEEQQNQLFQAMQIADEIITKGEINGVPTFIVNGKYEIITAGHETIEEIANTINYLIKK
- the nrdG gene encoding anaerobic ribonucleoside-triphosphate reductase-activating protein — translated: MNYHQYYPIDVVNGPGTRVTLFVSGCEHKCRGCYNKTTWRVDSGHPFTQQLEDQIIADLNDTRIKRKGLSLSGGDPLHPSNVADVLRLVKRVRAECPNKDIWLWSGYTLGELSEAQKEIVDLIDVLVDGKFEQEKRDLNLEWRGSSNQVIHYFKL
- a CDS encoding putative ATP-dependent zinc protease; protein product: MRKNWQTTCLVILSTTLAACASQTSVLEQPVKPEQPPVELPSVETPEKPVEKPKVEPEVTPDQKPLPPVVEPDRKTTDGKLILGEKEWVYIPGLEESFRARIDTGATTSSISAVDIKPFERDGKDWVKFKMEHDGVSSKEISLPVERWVKIKQSSAEGSQRRAVVHAWIQIGDLKEKTEFTLADRTHLSFPVLLGRSFFRDVAVVDVSRKYVQKKHD
- a CDS encoding YceH family protein, whose translation is MNIELTPIEARVIGCLIEKEVTTPDYYPLTLNSLTSACNQKSNREPVMNLSDSEVQEAVDSLIARRLVSDESSFNSRASKFQHRFCNTEFGDLKLTAQEKAIVCCLLLRGAQTPGELRTRTNRLAEFTDVKEVEAVLETMSNHSSGTLVVKLPREAGKRESRYQHLFSGEVDLESYQTAAASSVHSSSKVEQLEEELIALKEEVQELRALIEQLNERI
- the glpK gene encoding glycerol kinase GlpK gives rise to the protein MEQKTYIVALDQGTTSSRAIVFDQSATIISSSQREFAQIYPKAGWVEHDPLEIYATQSATLSEAIAKAEISSEQIAAIGITNQRETTVVWNKHTGKPVYNAIVWQCRRTTEVCDRLTAEGHEPVIREKTGLVLDPYFSASKIQWILDNVPNARQQAEKGNLLFGTIDTWLMWKMTKGAVHATDYTNASRTMLFNINTKQWDEELLELFDIPVSMMPEVKLSSTFYGNAHIGGAVVPITGVAGDQQAALFGQKCISEGQAKNTYGTGCFLLMNTGENKVTSTHGLLTTLACNQVGEPVYALEGSVFMGGASIQWLRDELELISDAQQSEQLATQVESSNGVYVVPAFTGLGAPYWDAHARGTIVGLTRGVNAKHIVRATLESIAYQSKDVLDAMLADAKVSLAGLKVDGGAVANNFLMQFQADVLQTEVHRPQARETTAMGAAYLAGLGIGFWSSLEAIRSQTMADDCFVPSNDIEKQTQRYKGWKRAVRCAQVWADMDNE
- a CDS encoding amino acid aminotransferase, with the translated sequence MFSHLPEPKLDPILSLSVAYRNDPREEKVDLGIGVYKSSTGETPIMQAIDLAQQKVVATQKTKSYVGLAGCEEFNQSMIDLVLGQSSVLERVSAIQTPGASGALRMLGDLIKVAQPNTTVWLSNPSYVNHQPVMEAAGLKVKHYSYFCPVTKQVDKARMLEEISQAGKDDVVLLHGCCHNPTGADIDFDTWQQVTRLAQEKGFTPFVDLAYQGFGDGIEEDAAGLRYMAERVEEMMITTSCSKNFGLYRERTGAAIVLGRSAQDAQNAKGKLLTMARATYTMPPDHGAALVKTIMQDAELTTIWRNELDTMRNRLVSLRASLCEELRTTHNTSEFDFIQSHKGMFTVLGFSQDQMARLREEFGIYGVGDGRINIAGLTEKDIPYVADAILKVS
- a CDS encoding OmpA family protein; its protein translation is MRFLAIGLTTAVLALSGCGTVPTDMLTRDMLLIAPQDESELLHPEWGDATIVARSGVQGPYGEKNAYQPHSLESFLAKHNLDYEVLPGGYKMIRLTDTIKFQTGSSQISNQSSYWLQTIGRYIASQPGIDIVIDGHADSTGAMQFNDSLSVKRAEAVKQQLVRNHVNKQMIFTRGYGESAPACSNATASGKACNRRAELRFILSTDY
- the nrdD gene encoding anaerobic ribonucleoside-triphosphate reductase — its product is MKPIVIKRDGSRAPFSRDRIQAAVEAAAEHVNNEIAIYALNVALAVELQLKDHDEVHINEIQTLVENELMQGPYKSLARSYIEYRHDRDIAREKQSALTREIEGLIEESNVDLINENANKDGKVIPTQRDLLAGIVAKHYAKTHILPRDVVQAHDEGDLHYHDLDYAPFFPMFNCMLIDLKGMLTHGFKMGNAEIDTPKSISTATAVTAQIIAQVASHIYGGTTINRIDEVLEPYVQASYEKHLSIAKEWDIHNPEAFAIARTEKECYDAFQSLEYEVNTLHTANGQTPFVTFGFGLGTSWASRLIQESILKNRIAGLGKNRKTAVFPKLVFAIKDGLNHKEQDPNYDIKKLALECASKRMYPDILNYDKVVEVTGSFKTPMGCRSFLNTYEENGELIHEGRNNLGVVSLNLPRIAIRANGSEEEFFKILDEKLVVARRALETRISRLENVKARVAPILYMEGACGVRLKADDSIADIFKNGRASISLGYIGIHEMVNALYGTSEHVYDNDELREKALNIVKYLKKHVEQWTEETGYGFSLYGTPSENLCSRFCRIDTKEFGVIEGVTDKGYYTNSFHLDVEKKVNPYDKIDFEMPYPHISSGGFICYGEFPNMQRNVEALENVWDYSYTRVPYYGTNTPIDECYECGYTGEFDCTSKGFTCPSCGNHDSSKVSVTRRVCGYLGSPDARPFNFGKQEEVKRRVKHL
- the elbB gene encoding isoprenoid biosynthesis glyoxalase ElbB, with the translated sequence MKKVAVILSGCGVFDGAEIHESVLCLLAIEQNDASWHCFAPNVNQHHVLNHITGEEMNESRNVLVESARIARGNIQDVTNLNAEEYDALLLPGGFGVAKNLSEFAFKGADATINPAVAQACKQFAELGKPAGYVCIAPALIPLIYTSGVQGTIGNDVDTASAFTVAGGEHVTCNVDEVVFDQKHNVLSTPAYMLAQSVSEAASGINKLVKQLISLA